A single Pseudomonas sp. MM223 DNA region contains:
- the ppsC gene encoding Phthiocerol synthesis polyketide synthase type I PpsC (*Name ppsC) produces the protein MSRMIRFHKFGAADVLRCEEQAEPSPASDEVQIRVEAVGVSWYDVLWRQNLAPSQARLPAGIGHEMAGVVTAVGDGVEDISVGDRVASFPATSANDHPVYGDVIVLPRTAITRYPDVLTPIEASVHYTPLLIAYFAYVDLARAKAGQTALVTDASHCAGPAFVQLGKALGLKVFAATKEAEQREYLLGLGADKVIVTEEQDLLLQVGKYTDGRGVDMVLDGMGGPQMSLLGDVLAPRGSLVLYGLQGGNQTPFPACAAFQKNIQFYVHCIGNFTGKPELGISQDQVALQRALRDINQFTADQLLTPQIIKVYPFEQVVEAHRYMDQCPCGGRVVLDMAQH, from the coding sequence ATGTCCCGCATGATCCGTTTCCACAAGTTCGGCGCTGCCGATGTGCTCCGTTGCGAGGAGCAGGCCGAACCGTCACCCGCTAGCGACGAGGTACAGATCCGCGTCGAGGCGGTGGGCGTCAGCTGGTATGACGTGCTTTGGCGCCAGAACCTGGCGCCGTCCCAGGCACGCCTGCCGGCGGGCATCGGCCACGAAATGGCCGGGGTGGTGACTGCGGTTGGTGACGGGGTCGAAGACATTTCGGTGGGCGACCGGGTAGCCAGCTTCCCGGCCACCAGTGCCAACGATCACCCGGTGTACGGTGATGTCATCGTGCTGCCGCGTACGGCCATTACCCGCTACCCGGATGTGCTCACCCCGATCGAGGCCAGCGTGCACTACACGCCGTTGCTGATCGCCTATTTTGCCTACGTTGACCTGGCTCGGGCCAAGGCCGGGCAGACCGCGCTGGTGACCGATGCCAGCCATTGTGCCGGCCCCGCGTTCGTGCAGTTGGGCAAGGCCTTGGGGCTGAAGGTGTTTGCTGCTACCAAAGAAGCGGAGCAGCGTGAGTACCTGCTGGGCCTGGGTGCCGACAAGGTGATTGTTACCGAAGAGCAGGACCTGCTGCTGCAGGTTGGCAAGTACACCGATGGCCGCGGCGTGGACATGGTCCTTGATGGCATGGGCGGGCCGCAGATGTCGCTGTTGGGCGATGTGCTGGCGCCGCGTGGCAGCCTGGTCCTGTATGGCCTGCAGGGCGGTAACCAGACGCCGTTCCCGGCCTGTGCAGCTTTCCAGAAGAACATCCAGTTCTATGTGCACTGCATCGGTAACTTCACCGGCAAGCCGGAACTTGGCATCAGCCAGGACCAGGTGGCGCTGCAGCGAGCCTTGCGTGATATCAACCAGTTCACCGCCGACCAGTTGCTGACACCGCAGATCATCAAGGTGTACCCGTTCGAGCAGGTGGTAGAGGCACATCGTTACATGGACCAGTGCCCTTGCGGTGGGCGGGTAGTGCTGGACATGGCGCAACACTGA
- a CDS encoding IS5 family transposase ISPa16 produces MHQSKKGNQYYFGMKAHIGVDDESGLVHSVVGTAANVADITQVDKLLHGDENVVCADAGYTGVEKRPEHAGREVIWQVAARRSTYKKLDKRSALYKAKRKIEKAKAQVRAKVEHPFRVIKRQFGYVKVRFRGLAKNTAQLVTLFALSNLWMARRHLLTTAGKVHL; encoded by the coding sequence ATGCACCAGAGCAAGAAAGGGAACCAGTATTACTTTGGCATGAAGGCGCACATCGGCGTGGATGATGAGTCGGGGCTGGTACACAGCGTGGTAGGCACGGCAGCCAACGTGGCGGATATCACCCAGGTCGACAAACTGCTGCACGGTGACGAGAACGTCGTCTGCGCCGATGCCGGCTACACCGGCGTCGAAAAGCGCCCCGAACATGCTGGCCGCGAAGTGATCTGGCAGGTCGCAGCACGCCGCAGCACCTACAAGAAGCTCGATAAACGCAGCGCCCTGTACAAAGCCAAGCGCAAGATCGAGAAGGCCAAGGCACAAGTGCGAGCGAAGGTCGAGCACCCGTTTCGAGTGATCAAGCGCCAGTTCGGTTACGTGAAGGTGCGCTTCCGTGGCCTGGCCAAGAACACCGCTCAGCTGGTGACGCTGTTCGCGCTGTCGAACCTATGGATGGCGCGCCGACATTTGCTGACTACCGCAGGAAAGGTGCACCTGTAA
- a CDS encoding IS5 family transposase ISPpu18 has protein sequence MKQMTFADAEYAGKRKQTRKELFLIEMDQVVPWKGLIALIEPHYPKGEGGRPAYPLMAMLRIHLMQNWFGYSDPAMEEALYETTILRQFAGLSLERIPDETTILKFRRLLEKHGWQPASSA, from the coding sequence ATGAAGCAGATGACCTTCGCCGACGCCGAGTACGCCGGCAAGCGCAAGCAGACCCGTAAGGAATTGTTCCTGATCGAGATGGATCAGGTGGTGCCGTGGAAGGGATTGATTGCCCTGATCGAGCCACACTACCCAAAGGGTGAAGGTGGTCGTCCAGCCTATCCGCTGATGGCCATGTTACGTATCCATCTGATGCAGAACTGGTTCGGCTACAGCGACCCGGCCATGGAAGAAGCGCTCTACGAGACGACCATCCTGCGTCAGTTCGCCGGGCTGAGCCTCGAGCGTATTCCCGACGAAACCACCATCCTCAAGTTCCGTCGCTTGCTGGAGAAACATGGCTGGCAGCCGGCATCCTCGGCGTAA
- the nodD2 gene encoding Nodulation protein D 2 (*Name nodD2) has protein sequence MNRNDLRRVDLNLLIVFETLMHERSVTRAAEKLFLGQPAISAALSRLRNLFDDPLFVRTGRSMEPSARAHEIFALLSPALDSISTAVSRAAEFDPATSNAVFRIGLSDDAEFALLPQLLKRIRAEAPGIVLVVRRVNYLLMPTLLASGEISVGVSYTSELPANAKRKVLRRSMPKLLRADSVPGGITLDDFCARPHALVSFAGDLSGFIDEALEELGRKRHVVLAVPQFNGLGSLLAGTDIVATVPDYTADVLTAAGGLRAEDLPIPVRSFELHMAWRGAQDNDPAERWLRSRIQMFFGDPDSL, from the coding sequence ATGAATCGAAACGACCTGCGTCGCGTAGACCTCAACCTGCTGATCGTGTTCGAAACGCTGATGCATGAACGCAGTGTGACCCGTGCCGCAGAAAAACTGTTCCTCGGCCAACCAGCCATCAGCGCGGCCCTGTCGCGCCTGCGCAACCTGTTCGACGACCCGCTGTTCGTGCGCACCGGCCGCAGCATGGAACCCTCGGCGCGGGCCCACGAGATATTCGCCCTGCTGTCCCCGGCGCTGGATTCGATTTCCACCGCGGTCAGCCGCGCTGCCGAGTTCGACCCCGCCACCAGCAACGCGGTATTTCGCATCGGCCTGTCGGACGATGCCGAATTTGCCCTGTTGCCACAGCTGCTCAAGCGCATCCGCGCCGAAGCACCGGGCATCGTGCTGGTGGTGCGGCGGGTCAACTACCTGCTGATGCCGACGTTGCTGGCCTCGGGCGAGATTTCGGTGGGGGTCAGCTACACCAGCGAACTGCCGGCCAACGCCAAACGCAAGGTGTTGCGCCGCAGCATGCCGAAACTGCTGCGCGCCGACAGCGTGCCCGGCGGTATCACCCTGGACGACTTCTGCGCACGGCCGCATGCGCTGGTGTCGTTTGCCGGTGACCTGTCCGGGTTCATCGACGAAGCCCTGGAAGAACTTGGCCGCAAGCGCCACGTGGTGCTGGCGGTGCCGCAGTTCAACGGGCTCGGGAGCTTGCTGGCAGGCACGGATATCGTGGCCACTGTGCCGGACTACACCGCCGATGTGCTGACGGCGGCGGGCGGCTTGCGGGCCGAGGACCTGCCGATACCCGTGCGCAGCTTCGAACTGCACATGGCCTGGCGCGGCGCGCAGGACAACGACCCGGCGGAGCGGTGGTTGCGGTCGCGGATACAGATGTTCTTCGGTGACCCTGACAGCCTTTGA